Proteins encoded by one window of Kribbella italica:
- a CDS encoding DNA polymerase III subunit gamma and tau, with the protein MSALGARVAVVEAPLALYRRYRPETFAEVIGQDHVTAPLRNALSNNRVNHAYLFSGPRGCGKTTSARILARAINCEKGPIAEPCGVCKSCTDLARGGPGSIDVIEIDAASHGGVDDARDLRERAFFAPVESRYKIYIIDEAHMVTTQGFNALLKLVEEPPPHLKFIFATTEPDKVIGTIRSRTHHYPFRLVPPKALGDYMATLCEAEGVAIAPAALPLVVRAGAGSVRDSLSVLDQLIGGAGPEGVTYELAVALLGFTPDSLLDACVDGFAAHDSRAVFETVEKVIETGQDPKRFAEDLLRRLRDLVILSAVPNAVASGLIEAAEDQGERLQTQAAGIGPAELTRAADIVAAGLLEMRGATAPRLQLELICAKVLLPGADDSTNGIQARLDRMERRLTIGVPAGTADAAPAARPGGGAAAGGDVADGRGAGPVGGAEVAGPGGAGRAAAAGAGDGGSGGAGTPGAGAGAGAADGRAASGAGGADGSAVSGPGRGDGSTSTGDGSAVGGAGGLAAAGDAAAAGGSGSSGGAGGTGSGSAGGVSPAGGSGGAGLAGAGTGGAGRGGGSAPAGAGANASGSRTGAWADESGSAAGVTGGQSPAAAQVAPAAAAPISTGVVGLADVRRLWPEVLEAVKSKRRFAWIMLSQNAQVIAVDDQILTLGLVNAGARESFARSGSDEILRQAMIDTIGLNRRVEAVVDPSTDPGAGSGAGPPPAPPSAPPSSSWDQAPPAGSQPGPGGPGGAAGSFGDGGAGASGDAGGSGGSYGDGGGAGSSYGDSGGAGAAHGGGGGAGGSQGGAAGGAGGSQGGPAGGAGDSQGAGSGVDGARGAASGADGSPGAGSDVAGVGSDGLGAGGSSAGGVGSGVGGTAAYEAPGGGAGGSGGTEYDGPGGSGAGGVDAGEVAGAASGGVGDGGNAVAGGAAGGAEGGGVGGGGGSQPGSGAWADAGTGGAGGTGAGANGAGGAGNAGGGAAGSVGDAGAAGQGGSSGGSGGAGWGDGAVGGSGVAGGAAIGGSAVGASAGGAVAVQDVAGVVRAPLQADQQAGGPPAPSAAPEVDRREQAASKRRAAEAAVAAEQARKAAAAPEVQEAPLTPEEEAMAIGDDDVVLEEDSRSHTDLLRETLGASIITEEPN; encoded by the coding sequence CTGTTCTCCGGTCCACGTGGGTGTGGCAAGACCACCAGTGCGCGGATCCTGGCGCGGGCGATCAACTGTGAGAAGGGCCCGATCGCGGAGCCGTGCGGGGTGTGCAAGTCGTGCACCGATCTGGCGCGCGGTGGGCCGGGCAGCATCGACGTGATCGAGATCGACGCGGCGTCGCACGGTGGTGTCGACGACGCGCGGGACCTGCGCGAGCGGGCGTTCTTCGCGCCGGTCGAGAGCCGGTACAAGATCTACATCATCGACGAGGCGCACATGGTGACCACGCAGGGCTTCAACGCCCTGCTGAAGCTGGTCGAGGAACCGCCGCCGCACCTCAAGTTCATCTTCGCCACGACCGAGCCGGACAAGGTGATCGGGACGATTCGGTCCCGGACCCACCACTACCCGTTCCGCCTGGTGCCGCCGAAGGCGCTAGGGGATTACATGGCGACGCTGTGCGAGGCCGAGGGCGTGGCGATCGCGCCGGCCGCGCTGCCGTTGGTGGTGCGGGCTGGTGCCGGGTCGGTGCGCGACTCGCTGAGTGTGCTCGACCAGCTGATCGGTGGGGCCGGGCCGGAGGGTGTGACGTACGAGCTGGCGGTTGCGCTGCTCGGCTTCACGCCGGACTCGTTGCTGGATGCGTGCGTTGACGGGTTTGCGGCGCATGACAGCCGGGCTGTGTTCGAGACGGTCGAGAAGGTGATCGAGACCGGGCAGGACCCGAAGCGGTTCGCGGAGGACCTGCTGCGGCGATTGCGCGACCTGGTGATTCTGTCGGCGGTGCCGAACGCGGTCGCCTCTGGGTTGATCGAGGCGGCGGAGGATCAGGGCGAGCGGTTGCAGACCCAGGCCGCTGGGATCGGGCCGGCTGAACTGACCCGGGCGGCGGACATCGTAGCGGCCGGGCTGCTGGAGATGCGCGGGGCGACGGCGCCTCGGCTGCAGCTGGAGCTGATCTGCGCGAAGGTGCTGCTGCCGGGTGCTGACGATTCGACCAACGGGATTCAGGCTCGGCTGGATCGGATGGAGCGGCGGCTCACGATCGGGGTGCCTGCTGGTACGGCGGACGCGGCGCCGGCCGCGCGGCCGGGCGGTGGGGCGGCTGCGGGTGGTGACGTGGCGGACGGGCGTGGTGCGGGTCCGGTCGGTGGCGCTGAGGTGGCTGGGCCGGGTGGTGCTGGTCGGGCTGCGGCGGCAGGTGCTGGGGATGGTGGGTCGGGCGGAGCTGGCACGCCGGGTGCGGGTGCTGGTGCTGGTGCGGCTGACGGGCGGGCTGCGAGCGGCGCGGGCGGAGCTGATGGTTCTGCGGTGAGTGGTCCGGGCCGGGGCGATGGTTCGACGAGCACGGGCGATGGCTCGGCGGTGGGTGGAGCTGGTGGCTTGGCTGCTGCTGGTGATGCGGCTGCTGCTGGCGGTTCTGGTTCGAGTGGTGGCGCTGGCGGGACCGGGTCCGGTTCGGCGGGTGGGGTGTCCCCGGCGGGCGGGTCTGGTGGTGCCGGCTTGGCGGGTGCTGGGACTGGCGGGGCTGGGCGTGGTGGGGGTTCGGCGCCTGCGGGTGCTGGGGCGAATGCTTCGGGGAGTCGGACTGGGGCTTGGGCCGATGAGTCCGGTTCGGCCGCTGGGGTGACGGGTGGGCAGTCGCCTGCGGCTGCGCAAGTGGCGCCGGCTGCGGCTGCGCCGATTTCGACCGGGGTTGTGGGGCTGGCGGATGTTCGGCGGTTGTGGCCTGAGGTGCTGGAGGCGGTGAAGAGCAAGCGGCGGTTCGCTTGGATCATGCTCAGTCAGAACGCTCAGGTGATCGCTGTCGACGACCAGATTCTGACGTTGGGGCTGGTGAACGCGGGGGCTCGGGAGAGCTTTGCGCGGTCCGGCAGTGACGAGATCTTGCGGCAGGCGATGATCGACACGATCGGGTTGAACCGGCGGGTCGAGGCTGTGGTGGATCCGTCGACCGATCCGGGCGCTGGGTCGGGAGCGGGACCTCCGCCGGCGCCACCGTCCGCGCCGCCGAGTTCGTCGTGGGATCAGGCTCCGCCGGCGGGTAGTCAGCCGGGTCCGGGTGGTCCGGGTGGTGCTGCTGGATCGTTCGGCGATGGTGGCGCTGGGGCGTCCGGCGATGCGGGTGGTTCCGGTGGTTCTTACGGTGATGGTGGTGGGGCCGGAAGTTCGTACGGAGACAGCGGTGGGGCCGGGGCGGCGCACGGGGGTGGCGGCGGTGCTGGCGGTTCGCAGGGTGGTGCTGCCGGCGGTGCTGGTGGATCGCAGGGTGGTCCTGCCGGCGGCGCTGGTGATTCACAGGGCGCAGGCAGCGGGGTCGATGGTGCGCGGGGCGCGGCCAGCGGGGCCGATGGTTCGCCGGGCGCGGGCTCGGATGTGGCAGGTGTGGGGTCTGATGGGCTGGGTGCCGGAGGGTCGAGTGCCGGTGGAGTTGGCTCTGGGGTGGGTGGTACGGCTGCTTACGAGGCGCCGGGAGGTGGCGCGGGGGGCAGTGGTGGGACGGAGTACGACGGGCCGGGTGGATCCGGGGCTGGCGGTGTTGATGCCGGTGAAGTTGCTGGTGCGGCGTCGGGTGGGGTTGGAGACGGTGGGAACGCGGTAGCCGGCGGTGCTGCGGGTGGGGCCGAAGGTGGTGGGGTAGGTGGCGGTGGTGGTTCGCAGCCTGGCTCGGGAGCGTGGGCGGACGCAGGGACCGGTGGTGCAGGGGGCACCGGTGCTGGTGCGAACGGTGCTGGCGGTGCGGGGAACGCGGGCGGTGGAGCGGCGGGTTCGGTAGGGGATGCCGGGGCGGCTGGGCAGGGCGGTTCCTCGGGCGGTAGCGGCGGGGCTGGCTGGGGTGATGGTGCGGTTGGCGGGTCTGGGGTCGCTGGGGGTGCTGCGATTGGCGGTTCTGCGGTTGGGGCGTCTGCGGGCGGGGCGGTCGCCGTACAGGACGTTGCTGGTGTGGTGAGGGCTCCGCTGCAGGCTGATCAGCAGGCGGGTGGGCCGCCGGCTCCCTCGGCGGCGCCTGAGGTGGATCGGCGGGAGCAGGCCGCCAGCAAGCGGCGGGCTGCTGAGGCTGCGGTGGCGGCTGAGCAGGCGCGGAAGGCCGCGGCGGCGCCGGAGGTTCAGGAAGCGCCGTTGACGCCTGAGGAAGAGGCGATGGCGATCGGGGACGACGACGTCGTGCTGGAAGAGGACTCTCGGTCGCATACCGATCTGCTGCGGGAGACGCTGGGGGCGTCGATCATCACTGAAGAGCCGAACTGA
- a CDS encoding YbaB/EbfC family nucleoid-associated protein: protein MSELLAQAQAMQSQLMEAQANLENQEVEGTAGGGLVTAMVSGTGELLSLTINPQAVDPDDTETLADLIVAAVRDASENAKEVAARAMGPLAGGLGGGLPGFGGGAPETVPGDDQLPGDQVPGDQRPGDQRAGNELPGSERGNQLPGNGQGPNFGFTRPGSEPGQNPG, encoded by the coding sequence ATGTCCGAGCTGCTCGCACAGGCACAGGCGATGCAGAGCCAGCTGATGGAGGCTCAGGCCAACCTGGAGAACCAGGAGGTCGAGGGCACCGCGGGTGGTGGTCTGGTGACCGCGATGGTGTCCGGAACGGGTGAGCTGCTCAGCCTGACGATCAACCCGCAGGCGGTGGATCCGGACGACACCGAGACGCTGGCCGACCTGATCGTGGCCGCCGTACGGGACGCCTCGGAGAATGCCAAGGAGGTGGCGGCCCGCGCGATGGGGCCGCTCGCCGGTGGTCTGGGCGGAGGTCTGCCCGGGTTCGGTGGCGGCGCTCCGGAGACCGTGCCGGGCGACGACCAACTCCCCGGCGACCAAGTCCCTGGCGACCAGCGGCCAGGCGACCAGCGGGCAGGCAACGAACTGCCGGGCAGCGAGCGCGGCAACCAGTTGCCGGGCAACGGCCAGGGTCCGAACTTCGGGTTCACCCGTCCGGGCTCCGAGCCCGGTCAGAACCCGGGCTGA
- the recR gene encoding recombination mediator RecR yields the protein MYEGAVQDLIDELGRLPGVGPKSAQRIAFHLLAADETDVRRLAHVLIQVKEKVKFCEICGNVSEETQCRICRDTRRDLALICVVEEAKDVVAIERTREFRGRYHVLGGAISPIEGIGPDELRIRELMQRLASGEVTEIILATDPNLEGEATATYLSRLLRPMGLRVTRLASGLPVGGDLEYADEVTLGRAFEGRRSIDD from the coding sequence GTGTACGAAGGGGCCGTCCAGGACCTCATCGACGAGCTCGGCCGGCTCCCCGGCGTCGGTCCGAAGTCCGCGCAGCGGATCGCGTTCCACCTGCTCGCCGCCGACGAGACCGACGTCCGCCGGCTGGCCCACGTGCTGATCCAGGTCAAGGAGAAGGTCAAGTTCTGCGAGATCTGCGGCAACGTCTCCGAGGAGACGCAGTGCCGGATCTGCCGTGACACGCGCCGAGACCTCGCGCTGATCTGCGTGGTCGAGGAGGCCAAGGACGTGGTCGCGATCGAGCGGACCCGTGAGTTCCGCGGCCGCTACCACGTGCTCGGCGGCGCGATCTCGCCGATCGAGGGGATCGGGCCGGACGAGCTGCGGATCCGCGAACTGATGCAACGGCTGGCCAGCGGCGAGGTGACCGAGATCATTCTCGCCACCGACCCGAACCTCGAAGGCGAGGCGACCGCCACGTATCTGAGCCGGTTACTGAGGCCCATGGGGTTGCGTGTGACTCGTTTGGCCAGTGGACTACCTGTAGGCGGTGATCTCGAGTACGCCGACGAGGTCACACTCGGACGGGCGTTTGAAGGGCGACGATCGATCGATGACTGA
- a CDS encoding DUF5063 domain-containing protein, translated as MTESTDIAERALDTDNEDLTEFAEQIADQVQSFLISVRDIAGQPDEDGVDEGLASLPYLLLEVSQLLLAGGRLGAFEDFVPAERFESDAGPDPDLDAMRDRLAVLFEGLDEYAEVFDPYAAPPEITVNRLSDDLTAIATDLVHGLAHYQSGRIIEALWWWQFSYVSTWGAAASAVLRAIQSLIAHDRLEPAHDPETEASDRELVEVAEEAVQRR; from the coding sequence ATGACTGAATCAACCGATATTGCGGAACGCGCGTTGGACACCGACAACGAGGACCTGACCGAGTTCGCCGAGCAGATCGCGGACCAGGTGCAGAGCTTCCTGATCTCGGTGCGCGACATCGCAGGCCAGCCGGACGAGGACGGTGTCGACGAGGGTCTCGCCTCGCTGCCGTACCTGTTGCTCGAGGTCAGCCAGCTGCTGCTGGCCGGTGGCCGGCTCGGTGCGTTCGAGGACTTCGTACCGGCTGAGCGCTTCGAGAGCGACGCCGGTCCGGATCCGGACCTGGACGCGATGCGCGACCGGCTCGCGGTGCTGTTCGAGGGACTCGACGAGTACGCCGAGGTCTTCGACCCGTACGCCGCGCCGCCGGAGATCACCGTCAACCGGCTCTCCGACGACCTGACCGCGATCGCGACCGACCTGGTGCACGGGCTCGCCCACTACCAGTCCGGCCGGATCATCGAGGCGCTGTGGTGGTGGCAGTTCTCCTACGTCTCCACCTGGGGCGCCGCGGCGAGCGCCGTACTGCGGGCGATCCAGTCGCTGATCGCGCACGACCGGCTGGAGCCGGCGCACGATCCGGAGACCGAGGCGTCCGACCGTGAACTGGTCGAGGTCGCCGAGGAAGCCGTCCAGCGCCGCTGA
- a CDS encoding protein kinase domain-containing protein gives MQHEEPAVVGPFVIQSRLGSGAMGTVHLARSPGGRLVALKVVRSELADDPGFRARFGREVEAVRKVGGAFTAAVIDADPDAERPWLATEFLPGPTLQQAVDGQGPLRPDGLRYVAAGLAEALVAIHRAGVVHRDLKPSNILLTDNGPRVIDFGIARALEDVNLTATGIVVGTPGYLSPEQITGGAIGPASDLFSLGGVLVFAASGQGPFGRGPLSALMHRVVHEEPRVPPLPDDVAGVVRGCLQRRPELRPAPGDVLKALSPVHPVPLPMASTMHLPKPAPTRVDEMPKSSTFADPPAPARLPIEGGSRQVLQGPNTPPKPAPIRPAPVGPSFTTSRTYSILMSLWLLVFTVATSWFSSYSAEMGFGGQALVCWLISLVGLWFLAWRLPFLFGRKVRLVVNADGLTTTRAGRTGFVPWAGVSRIRLVGHSRRVWLVVWLDPARAADLPASPRRFHGGHRVFPVAHGATSRRRLRQIGELRSALTWYAGRLFDENH, from the coding sequence GTGCAGCACGAGGAGCCGGCGGTGGTCGGTCCGTTCGTGATCCAGTCGCGGCTGGGGAGCGGTGCGATGGGCACGGTGCACCTGGCCCGGTCGCCCGGTGGGCGGCTGGTCGCTCTGAAAGTGGTGCGGTCCGAGCTCGCCGACGACCCGGGGTTCCGGGCGCGGTTCGGCCGGGAGGTCGAGGCGGTCCGGAAGGTCGGCGGGGCGTTCACGGCTGCCGTCATCGACGCGGATCCCGACGCCGAGCGGCCGTGGCTCGCGACCGAGTTCTTGCCGGGGCCGACCTTGCAGCAAGCGGTCGACGGGCAAGGGCCGCTGCGGCCGGACGGTCTGCGGTACGTCGCCGCGGGGTTGGCCGAGGCGCTGGTCGCGATTCATCGCGCCGGGGTGGTGCACCGCGATCTCAAGCCGTCGAACATCCTGCTCACCGACAACGGGCCGCGGGTGATCGACTTCGGCATCGCGCGGGCGCTCGAGGACGTGAACCTGACGGCCACGGGGATCGTGGTCGGTACGCCGGGCTACCTGTCGCCCGAGCAGATCACCGGCGGAGCGATCGGGCCGGCGTCGGATCTGTTCTCGCTCGGCGGGGTGCTGGTGTTCGCGGCGAGCGGGCAGGGGCCGTTCGGTCGTGGGCCGCTGAGCGCGTTGATGCATCGGGTTGTGCACGAGGAGCCGCGGGTTCCGCCGCTGCCTGACGATGTCGCCGGGGTGGTCCGCGGGTGTTTGCAGCGCAGGCCGGAGCTGCGGCCCGCGCCGGGCGACGTACTGAAGGCGTTGAGTCCGGTGCATCCCGTGCCGTTGCCTATGGCAAGCACGATGCACCTGCCCAAGCCGGCGCCGACGCGGGTGGACGAGATGCCCAAGAGCAGCACCTTCGCGGACCCGCCGGCCCCGGCACGTCTGCCGATCGAGGGAGGTTCGCGGCAAGTGCTGCAGGGGCCGAACACGCCGCCGAAGCCCGCACCGATCCGCCCAGCCCCCGTAGGTCCCAGCTTCACCACCAGCCGGACCTACTCGATCCTGATGTCCCTTTGGCTGTTGGTGTTCACCGTCGCCACCAGCTGGTTCTCCTCCTACTCCGCCGAGATGGGCTTCGGCGGACAGGCCCTGGTCTGCTGGCTGATCAGCCTGGTCGGCCTCTGGTTCCTCGCCTGGCGACTGCCGTTCCTCTTCGGCAGGAAAGTCCGACTGGTCGTGAACGCCGACGGCCTGACGACGACGCGCGCCGGCCGCACCGGATTCGTCCCCTGGGCCGGTGTTTCCCGGATCCGCCTGGTCGGCCACTCCCGGCGCGTCTGGCTCGTGGTCTGGCTCGACCCGGCCCGCGCCGCCGACCTGCCGGCGTCGCCTCGCCGCTTCCACGGCGGCCACCGCGTCTTCCCGGTCGCGCACGGCGCCACCAGCCGGCGCCGGCTCCGCCAGATCGGAGAGCTGCGCTCCGCGCTCACCTGGTACGCCGGCCGCCTGTTCGACGAGAACCACTGA
- a CDS encoding TetR/AcrR family transcriptional regulator has translation MARPRTFDEDAATDAAMRAFWANGYEGTSTQDLCEATGLGRSSIYNTFAGKHELFERSLARYIDRKTGSTLKLLGGDLPVAAKLRTMLDGAVDPPEGEPPGCLVVNSLIELAPHDAAVAEQLRVDEELRLTALTTAIEAGQRDGDIAADKDARSLAQFVVATICGIRVLARGGTDRAVLAAVAATALTALV, from the coding sequence ATGGCCCGACCCAGGACGTTCGACGAGGACGCCGCGACCGACGCGGCGATGCGCGCTTTCTGGGCGAATGGTTACGAGGGCACCTCGACGCAGGACCTCTGTGAGGCGACCGGGCTCGGGCGGAGCAGCATCTACAACACCTTCGCCGGCAAGCACGAGCTGTTCGAGCGCTCGCTGGCGCGGTACATCGATCGCAAGACCGGGTCGACGCTGAAGCTGCTGGGTGGTGACCTTCCGGTCGCGGCCAAGCTTCGTACGATGCTGGACGGTGCCGTCGACCCGCCGGAAGGCGAGCCGCCGGGCTGTCTGGTGGTCAACTCGCTGATCGAGCTCGCTCCACACGATGCTGCGGTCGCCGAGCAGTTGCGGGTGGACGAAGAGCTTCGCCTGACCGCGTTGACGACGGCGATCGAGGCCGGCCAGCGCGACGGGGACATCGCTGCGGACAAGGACGCCCGCAGCCTGGCGCAGTTCGTCGTCGCGACGATCTGCGGGATCCGGGTGCTGGCGCGCGGCGGGACCGACCGGGCCGTGCTGGCCGCGGTCGCGGCGACCGCGCTGACCGCCCTGGTCTGA
- a CDS encoding Cmx/CmrA family chloramphenicol efflux MFS transporter, with amino-acid sequence MPPAIFVLGLAIFAQGTSELMLAGLLPELSSDLGVSIPTTGLLISAFAIGMLVGAPVLAVVTLHWPRRTALLSFLAVFVLAHVAGALTPNYAVLLITRVVGAFVYAGFWAVAAVTVIGLVPSDRRGRAMSILVGGLTVATILGLPLGTVVGQHLGWRAAFWGVAAMSTIAMAGVVATVPAGRSASSVPKIRDEIRAMANPPLWLAYGTTALSIGALLVIFSYLAPLLVEVTGLTSDWVPAVLALYGVGALGGITIGGRTADARPFGTLFAGLSAVVVLSVVLAVWTSQPVVAVAAITLLGAAGFMTNPAVNTRVFSLAGKAPTLAAAVNISAFNVGITVAPWVGGLALDAGAGYSVLGWIGAVFAVLALGTVVVAGRLQASVRDEVSPAASVR; translated from the coding sequence ATGCCGCCTGCCATTTTCGTGCTGGGCCTTGCGATCTTCGCGCAGGGAACGTCCGAGCTGATGCTCGCCGGGCTGCTGCCCGAGCTGTCGAGCGACCTCGGCGTCTCGATTCCGACCACCGGGTTGCTGATCTCGGCGTTCGCGATCGGGATGCTGGTGGGCGCGCCGGTGCTCGCGGTCGTCACATTGCACTGGCCACGGCGTACGGCGTTGCTGAGCTTCCTCGCGGTCTTCGTGCTGGCCCACGTCGCCGGCGCGCTGACGCCGAACTACGCAGTACTGCTGATCACGCGGGTCGTCGGGGCGTTCGTGTACGCCGGGTTCTGGGCGGTCGCGGCGGTCACGGTCATCGGGCTGGTGCCGTCCGATCGGCGCGGCCGGGCGATGAGCATCCTGGTCGGTGGGTTGACGGTGGCAACCATCCTCGGCCTGCCGCTGGGGACGGTGGTCGGCCAGCACCTCGGGTGGCGCGCGGCGTTCTGGGGAGTCGCGGCGATGTCGACGATCGCCATGGCCGGGGTCGTGGCGACGGTACCGGCCGGTCGGTCGGCGAGCAGCGTTCCGAAGATCCGCGACGAGATCCGGGCGATGGCCAATCCGCCGCTGTGGCTGGCTTACGGGACGACGGCGTTGTCGATCGGCGCGTTGCTGGTCATCTTCAGCTACCTGGCGCCGTTGCTGGTCGAGGTGACCGGGCTGACGAGTGACTGGGTGCCGGCGGTGCTCGCCCTGTACGGCGTGGGCGCGCTGGGCGGGATCACGATCGGTGGGCGGACGGCGGATGCGAGGCCGTTCGGGACACTCTTCGCCGGGCTCTCCGCCGTCGTGGTGCTGTCGGTCGTGCTGGCGGTGTGGACTTCGCAGCCCGTCGTCGCTGTCGCCGCGATCACGCTGCTGGGCGCGGCCGGGTTCATGACCAATCCGGCGGTGAACACGCGGGTGTTCAGCCTGGCTGGGAAGGCTCCGACGCTGGCGGCCGCGGTGAACATCTCGGCCTTCAACGTCGGGATCACGGTGGCGCCGTGGGTTGGTGGCTTGGCGCTCGACGCCGGCGCGGGGTACTCGGTGCTGGGGTGGATCGGTGCGGTGTTCGCGGTGCTCGCGCTGGGGACGGTGGTGGTCGCCGGGAGGCTGCAGGCCTCCGTACGGGATGAGGTCAGTCCGGCAGCATCGGTACGGTGA
- the dinB gene encoding DNA polymerase IV — MSQTGEATILHADLDAFYASVEQRDDPRLRGRPVIVGAGVVLACSYEAKALGVRTAMSGGQAMRRCPQAIVVQPRMSAYSEASKAVFKVFEDTTPLVEGLSIDEAFLDVAGLRKIAGTPVEIARRLRAEVLAKVGLPITVGVARTKFLAKVASGVAKPDGLLEVPPDQELGFLHPLAVERLWGVGEVTAEKLRSRGLTKVGDVAMLPEAALIAMLGRASGRHLHALAHNRDPRPIEVGKRRRSIGSQRALGRSPKSPETLDAVLAGLVDRVTRRMRSAGRSGRTVTLRLRFDDFTRATRSHTLPQATDHTRTLLVTARALMAEATPMIEKQGVTLVGIAVGNLENESTVQLALPFDKASNDELDSALDHVKDKFGINAITRGILLGRDQGLTVPMLPD; from the coding sequence GTGTCCCAAACCGGTGAGGCGACGATCCTGCACGCCGACCTCGACGCCTTCTACGCGTCGGTCGAGCAGCGGGACGACCCCCGTCTGCGCGGCCGCCCGGTGATCGTCGGCGCCGGCGTCGTGCTCGCCTGCAGCTACGAGGCCAAGGCCCTCGGCGTCCGGACGGCGATGAGCGGCGGCCAGGCGATGCGCCGCTGCCCGCAGGCGATCGTCGTCCAGCCGCGCATGTCGGCGTACTCCGAAGCCAGCAAGGCCGTCTTCAAGGTCTTCGAGGACACCACCCCGCTGGTCGAGGGCCTGTCGATCGACGAGGCGTTCCTGGATGTCGCCGGCCTGCGCAAGATCGCCGGTACGCCGGTCGAGATCGCCCGCCGGCTCCGCGCCGAGGTCCTCGCCAAGGTCGGCCTGCCGATCACCGTCGGCGTCGCCCGGACCAAGTTCCTCGCGAAGGTCGCGAGCGGCGTCGCCAAACCCGACGGCCTGCTGGAGGTGCCGCCCGACCAGGAGCTCGGGTTCCTGCACCCGCTCGCCGTCGAGCGCCTGTGGGGCGTCGGCGAAGTCACGGCGGAGAAGCTCCGCTCCCGCGGCCTCACGAAGGTCGGCGACGTCGCGATGCTGCCCGAGGCCGCGCTGATCGCGATGCTCGGCCGCGCCTCGGGCCGGCACCTGCACGCCCTCGCCCACAACCGCGACCCGCGCCCGATCGAGGTCGGCAAGCGCCGCCGCTCGATCGGCTCCCAGCGCGCGCTCGGCCGTTCGCCGAAGTCGCCCGAGACCCTGGACGCCGTGCTGGCCGGTCTCGTCGACCGGGTCACCCGCCGGATGCGATCGGCCGGGCGCTCCGGCCGGACCGTCACCCTACGGCTGCGCTTCGACGACTTCACCCGCGCGACCCGCTCGCACACGTTGCCCCAGGCAACTGATCACACGCGCACCCTGCTCGTCACCGCGCGCGCCCTGATGGCCGAGGCCACGCCGATGATCGAGAAGCAGGGCGTCACACTCGTCGGCATTGCGGTCGGCAACCTGGAGAACGAGTCGACAGTCCAGCTGGCCCTCCCGTTCGACAAGGCCAGCAACGACGAGCTGGACAGCGCGCTCGACCACGTCAAGGACAAGTTCGGCATCAACGCGATCACCCGCGGCATCCTGCTCGGCCGCGACCAGGGCCTCACCGTACCGATGCTGCCGGACTGA
- a CDS encoding MFS transporter, whose protein sequence is MDLSAYRALWRTRGVASLLASALVARLPVMASAVPMSFLAKDAAGSFGWAGVVAGAYSVGTALGGPIWSRLADRRGGKWVVIGTGMGWSLAMFVLALLPNDWYRLMPVVSALAGAFVSPITATLRAAWPRLVQGPRLRAVYALDATAQEVLFAIGPMLGALVVSFVNPRAGVLSAAAIALVSVWWYGVQQQPAMRHDETVRRLTAPQLLWHRHRLPLILAFAFCVTAFASVSLGIVAFADDHGNRLIAGVLETVWAVGSLAGGLIVGALPGRRNSFVWRRALLVSVGMLACVFATWSPVSLGIALLLSGCVLAPTVGALYERLGAMTPDSVRTEIFGWMGSGAMIGGAVGSAFAGLVVEAFGVRYVWLMAAVLTLLATLSLLHIPPHRPSDDATVEEVAVA, encoded by the coding sequence ATGGACCTGTCGGCGTACCGCGCACTCTGGAGAACTCGTGGGGTGGCGTCGCTGCTGGCCTCGGCCTTGGTGGCGCGGCTGCCGGTGATGGCGTCGGCGGTGCCGATGTCGTTCCTGGCGAAGGACGCGGCCGGGAGCTTCGGCTGGGCAGGCGTGGTCGCGGGCGCCTACTCGGTCGGTACGGCGCTGGGCGGGCCGATCTGGTCGCGACTGGCGGACCGGCGGGGTGGCAAGTGGGTCGTCATCGGGACCGGGATGGGGTGGAGCCTGGCGATGTTCGTGCTGGCCCTGCTGCCCAACGACTGGTACCGGTTGATGCCGGTGGTGTCCGCGCTCGCGGGGGCGTTCGTGTCGCCGATCACCGCGACGCTGCGGGCGGCCTGGCCGCGGTTGGTCCAGGGGCCGCGGTTGCGCGCGGTCTACGCGCTGGACGCGACCGCGCAGGAGGTGCTGTTCGCGATCGGGCCGATGCTGGGCGCGCTGGTGGTCAGCTTCGTGAACCCGCGGGCCGGTGTGCTGTCGGCCGCGGCGATCGCCCTGGTCTCGGTCTGGTGGTACGGCGTGCAGCAGCAGCCGGCGATGCGGCACGACGAGACCGTACGCCGGTTGACGGCGCCGCAACTGCTCTGGCATCGGCACCGGCTGCCGCTGATCCTGGCGTTCGCGTTCTGCGTCACCGCGTTCGCGTCGGTGTCGCTGGGGATCGTCGCGTTCGCCGACGACCACGGGAACCGGTTGATCGCCGGTGTGCTGGAGACGGTGTGGGCGGTCGGCAGCCTGGCCGGCGGGTTGATCGTCGGCGCGCTGCCGGGCCGGCGGAACTCGTTCGTCTGGCGGCGGGCGCTGCTGGTGTCGGTCGGCATGCTGGCGTGCGTCTTCGCGACGTGGTCGCCGGTGTCGCTCGGGATCGCGCTGCTGCTGTCGGGCTGCGTCCTGGCGCCGACGGTCGGAGCGTTGTATGAGCGTCTAGGAGCGATGACGCCCGACTCGGTGCGCACCGAGATCTTCGGCTGGATGGGCAGCGGCGCCATGATCGGCGGAGCCGTCGGCTCGGCGTTCGCGGGCCTGGTCGTCGAAGCCTTCGGCGTCCGCTACGTGTGGCTGATGGCCGCAGTCCTGACCCTGCTGGCGACGCTGTCCCTGCTGCACATTCCACCCCACCGGCCGTCCGACGACGCAACAGTCGAAGAGGTCGCCGTCGCCTGA